The Vidua macroura isolate BioBank_ID:100142 chromosome 2, ASM2450914v1, whole genome shotgun sequence DNA window TgtaactggaaaataaaaggttttgaaAGCATGGAGGGATGAAGATGTTAAATCTTGACACATTTCTGTAAGTTAGCTTCAATCTGGCTAGTTTGGCTATCCTGTAAATACTTTTCAGAGCACCATGAAATGTGATTATAGAAAAGTGACATCACAGTGCTCAACAACCCTTGGTGCATTCCCTGGGTTCTAATTTAGTAACAAAATATTACTTTTCTTCCTGATGCTATGCGGGGGCCGCACAACTCTGAGCTAGAAAAGCAGAGCTACTTTTGGCTTGCCTCATCACTTCCTGATGATGatgaaggacaaggagagaACCAGGCTTAATGTCCTTGCAGACTCTTGAGAATTATCTTTTTATTCATGAACAGCATGCATTTGCAGGCAGCTGAGagattttgaacattttttatttcaaattggACACTTTCAGTGCAGTCCTGgaataaatgtaatttctcGGAAcatgggttttgttttgaggGCCAAACACGATTATGCTTCCACTGTTGGGGCAGAAGCACACTACTCACAGAAAGCAACTAATTACCACCAGAGACCTGCTTTACCTTCTAccacacagaaggaaaatgacaGTGGCAATAAGACTCAGTTCCAGTTGCATGGTATGACCAGATCTTCTGGTGGAGAGAGGGCATAGTTTGcattttgtttgtatttctcCCTCATGTTCTCCATTCTCTCCCACTGCAGCTCCGGTGACAGTATCCCAGTTTATTCTGACACAGAGAGATGACAGTAGTCTTTCTGTTTCTTGGCTTGCCCCACGGCAACGCAGCCGGACCTCAGTGGAGTATGAAGTCATGTTCTTTGAGAAGGTAAGGCCTGCCTGATTTGCTCTTCCCCCTTTCACCCAAAGGGCTGGAAGTGTCCTCTTGTTCAGCATGCATTTGTTATTTCATCCTGTTTGGTTCCTGCAGGGGGAGGAGGCACGTTACACAGTGAAGCACCTTCTTGAGCCGAATGTCACTCTGCGCGATCTGCAGCCAGACACAGCCTACCTGCTCCGTGTGAGATCCATCACACCCCTGGGGCCTGGGCCCTACTCCCCAGAGCAGGAATTTCGCACCCTTCCACCAGGTAAAGGACAAGCACTGGTATCTCATCTGGGAGAAACTCACTTCCCTGTCAGATTGTATATTCTCATGGCACATGGATCTCTTTTTGTGTTCTTCTGGCTGTAAGGCAAGACACCGCTCTCCTGAGTTCCTTGTCACCAGAGCCAAGCCTGTTGCTTTGTAAAGACAAAAGGCTTTGTAAAGACAAAAGGCATTCTTGTTTCCTTGTTGTCTTATAAAATTTGCTTGCACTTACCCCTTTAGACCTGATCAACCTCAGTTTAGTGTGTTGTACTGGTACAATATTTAACCAGACCTTCATTTAACTTAACCAGAACCTTCAGTTCttgaaagacattttaatttggCTAATGTTTCTAAGTTTGAATGCTGGTCAAATGATTACCATATGCCTCCTTTTGTGTGCTGGTTACTAGTGAAAAGGAGAACTTAGAGGACCTCAGCActattttttccagctttatcTGTTCCACTGTATGTAGTCCAGCTCCTGAATGTAGCTCTGCCCAAAGAGATGGTATGTGCCACTGAAAAAAGTTCTTCACCTAAGTACAATGTGTAGAAGGCCAAGCTGTCAGGGCCACAAGAAGACCTTTCTCCTGTGTCAAAAAACATCTTATATATGCCCAACATTCAACCTCCTCTTTCCCTGAGTCACCCAGAAGCTTCCCCTTAAGCTAAAGTTTTCTGTAATGGAATTTGCTCTCTCTTCATTCCACAGACTCCTATTGACCCTATGGATAGCTTTAGAAATACACGTATTGAAGTGCTGCATTTGAAAGACTAATTTTATTGTAATGAAATAAGGACGTGAGAAGGAAAGCTAAGGCATACCTTAAAGTAACTAAATACTTAACAGTGCCAAAGCTGATAAGGAGTTGGTATACCATTACTGGAATATAAAGGTTGGGCCCtttctggcagcaggagcttttGGTAAAATCTTCATGAAGTCACAGTGACAAATGATGataacaaaaattatatttaaccAATTAAATAATGTACTACAAAGGCCCTGTGAAAAAGATGTAAATTATCATGCAAAATATAAGTTAGAAAATACTTACATCAATATTAtgctttatttcaaatgaaagtTGATCAACTTACCATGCCAAGACAAAGGTATTTTGAATATGAAAgggattaaaaagaaatgccagCAAGGTTTCATTTGATGAGAGTTCTTGTTTGATAATACTAGGAGCATTTTTCAGCTGTTATAGTCTGGGAATATTATTATAGCAGGATTTGCAAGAAATGGCAATTTTGTATTTGAATCTGAATTTGATAATTTAGATCCCTTAAATCCTGCAGAAGTCCTCTGTGTCTAAAAGTTTATccattttattaataaagatACTATTTCACCTTCCAAATCTTAGCTTTTTGATTTTAACAAAACAAGGACATTAGCTCGGTCTCTTGATTTCTGCTTAACTAAGCTGatgaattttaataattttagtgGAATGAGTCAGAGGAAGAATAACTAGTGTTAATTAGGCTTTATGGATGCTGGCCATTCGACTAGATATTAGGAAACACTTCCCCACACAGGTCTGCATAGCATTTGTTCCTTGCTTTAAAatcttctaatttattttaaaaaattatttggagattttctttcttccgGATGTTTTCCTAAATCTCTtttgggaaaatattaaaaatatgtagatTCTCATTACTTCTCCATTCATGCATTTTAagttcttaattttgtttttttttttgattatgggaaataagttttaaaaagaCCAGCAGAGGTAATACAGCATTTTTTCTGATGAAGTCAAATGTGCTTTGTGGAAATGCCTAGCTTTAGCTTGAGAACCTGAATGGAAGGAGACAGCCTGTGTTATGTGAACACTCTCTCAAAGCTATCCATTCACAGAATGAAACCACCTGATGCTCAGTTTTGAGAAAATAGGAATATGATAGATTGCAAGTTTGTAAATCAGTACTTGTTTCAAGAGTCCTAAGCAGTAAGGGACTTTTGTTAGGGTAATTAGGCAAGGGAGCAGCCACAGATATTGATGGGAAGGgagcataaaattaatttcataaacAAGAAGAGAGTCACTTTAGACTGTTGGGGAAAATCGTGTCTTTGCTTTGCCATAGTTTAAATCAGCTactgagcaggaagaagggcCTGATCGGAAAAGATTGTTGGAGAGGAGTGGGGGGGAAGGAACATATGTTCTTCACTTTTGAAAGTGTCATGGAATTTAAGTAGGAAATCAAATATAGGGATAAATTACTCAACTGGAAGACCAAGATTGTAGATAAGAGTCAACCATATAACCACCAGAAGGTGCTCCATGCACATGAATAACAGTGTGATAGGACTCCTATCTGGTGGTTCTGCTGCCTGGAAGACAAGTGGCTGTAACTTGCCTAATGCCATTAACTGGTAGAAGCTGGGTGGTAGGTTCCAGACAAACACATATTGGTCTTTTAAGTGATCTGGcctctctctctgtttctgcAGACACTGGAGCTCTGTCTGGTGGAGTCATAGTCTCTATTATCTTTGGAATTCTCCTATTTATTGGTCTAATTGTGGGATTTGTCATGTTTCGGCAAAAGTAAGTATTGAATTTTGGTATTGAAAAAGGTATAGATGTAGGAATAGCTGAGCTATGAGAGCTTGAGAAAAGGAAGCCCAGATTTCTCACAGGATATTGTATAGGCAGAGGTTAgttagagaagaaaaacaccAGCATGCTGCAGCAAGATGGAAAGGGTCTCAGTAAATCATTTAGATTAGCAGGATTGGAGGGATTGATATTGTCAGATAATTTTTGCTGTGGGGAACAGAGGAATATGTTGTGATTTCTAAGTTTTGTTATAATCCAGCAGTATCATATTGTGGTCATGACAGAGGAATAAAAACATTGTTATGGTACAATCATTTCTATAGCTGCTGACCAGTTGAGTGGTAATACCTGAATCCAGTCATTTCAAACCATTTTCTGTATACCATTACTGTTGGGATCCTCTACCCATATACAGAATTCTACTTTCCTTCTCAATGTCTATAAGGCTGCTGTTGCTTGGTTTTAAGAAGATCAGATATTCTACTGAAAGCatacagaaaacatgaaataagCAGAAATTTGTCTGTAACGCAACACAAAACTCcctgtatgaaaaaaaaagctctatTTCTAAATGTTAATGAAGCATCACATTTTATTGCCAGCTGTACTGTTCCAAGTAGGTGCAGTGTCTGGTCCCACTTCACTCTGTGCTACCCTGAACTCTGTCCCTAACCAACTAGGGCAGACACCTTGGAAGTcttgcttttccctttgctaTTTGCTGACCATATTATTTTCACAACTCTTTCTGATGTTCCAGGAGGGCTCGTCGGAGACATGCACGGCCAGATTACAATACTTCAGGCTTTGAGCGAGGTGAGGTTCAAAGGGGTAATAAAACCTGGGGGAAGCCTAGAATGTGTTGGaaggaatgaaaagaaacattagTTTGAAACCAGACACTGGCATGGCTTTTCTGATATAATGTGCCTCTTCCCAAAACAGTTCTACTCTTCAATGTGGGTTTGGTAGTTTTTTTTACTGCCATTGTCAGAAGCCCGTGGAttcacttctgcttttgttGTTATGCTTTAAAAAGAGCCAAGAGTTGAGAGGTTAATTTGCTCTTTTGTTTCCCTTTACCACAGAGAAGGTCTGGTTGAAACCCTATGTCGACCTGCAACCATATGATGACCCCAGCAGAGGGGTGCTGGAATTCACTAAGGAACTGGATGTCTCTTGCGTCACTATGGAGAATGTGATTGGAGAGGGTGAGTTACTTATTGCTCTCACTGTCTTTCATTTCCCCACACTGTTGTTTTGCTGCCTATTCTCAAGTTCATCTGTGACGTTTTGCCTCTGGTTGTCTTCAGGGGAGTTTGGGGAGGTCTATCGTGGGTCCCTGCGACTCCCAGGGAAAGAACGTATTGTGGTTGCCATCAAGACTCTGAAGTCAACATATTCAGACTCGCAGTGGTGGAACTTTCTGCGCGAAGCAACAATTATGGGGCAGTTCAATCACCCAAACATTGTGCGTCTGGAGGGAGTTGTCACCAAAAGTAAGTAAGAGTGTGTGAGAGAGAGTCCTGGGATGAGAGCAGAAACTGGCACATTCCTCAGGCCTTAGAGAGTTTGCTGTCAGAGAGGCTGTTCTGGGAGAAGACAGGCATTGTCATGTCAGAGATTGAGGAAAGGAGGATAGGTATGGATTTCCAACAGAGTCCTGAGGCAGTGTTAGGAGAGATCTTCTAGGGCTGGTGAGTAGATGAGAAGTCTGGATAGTGTGAGGGATGCTGCAGGGTCATATGTGCAATACAAGGGGGAGTACAAGATCATTGGGAGATGTGTAAGGAGAAGGGGCAGCCAGGTGTGCCAGTGGAGTGGGGGTGCTAGCTGGGGTTGGACATGGTTCTCTGTGTTGGGGAGAGAGCATTGGAAGGCATGAGTAGAATTTGAAAATGGCTGAAACCCTCTTGTCTTCCTCAAGGGAGGCCAATGATGATCATCACTGAATATATGGAAAATGGAGCACTGGATACCTTCCTCCGGGTGAGAAAGTCCAATCTGTAATAGACTTGTATACTGCCAGAACTTGCACCTCACCTGGATTTAGGGCCCTAAAATAAAACTAGAAATAAGATCCAGACATCCACTTACTTTCTGCTTACTGACATTTCCAGTGTCAGCAGCAGAAGCTTAATGCCATGCAGTTTGTTCAGTGACGAGAGTGGCATCTTTGGTAGTTGAAATGCAACTGCTTAATGATGACTGGATACCACCGCCAGTCCCTTAGTGAGAACCTGCTGGggcctgcagcactgcctttCTGTTTGTTCACCATTGTCCACTTGTCCACTTTTGTATGTTGATAAGGTCAGTGACTAGAAACCAAGCAGATCGATGTCACTTCTCTCACTTCTTCTTCCATGCAGGAGAATGAGGAAAAATTTAGCCCTGTGCAGCTTGTGAGCATGCTGCAGGGAATAGCCTCTGGCATGACCTACCTTTCAGAACAAAATTATGTGCACCGGGATCTGGCTGCTCGCAACATCCTGGTAACACGCAGTCTCCAGTGCAAGGTGTCTGACTTCGGTCTCTCCCGAATTTTGGAGAATGATGCAGAGGGAACCTATGAAACCAAGGTAATGCAAACCCAATCTTTCAGCCTTGTAAATTAACTGTAGGCTCTGAGGAAAACCTGTCATTTTTTGCAAGTCATGGTGTGGGTGGTTCAGAAGGTGGTGCTTTAGTCTCTGGAGTCCAGGTTGATTTTGTTTCCTAAGAAATTCAGAGGGACTGTGGTGTtaaaatgagaagcaaaataagAGGTCTGATCTCTTGCACTCAGTTACTAAATCTAGCTTTGAAGATAGCCTTGCTGTGATCAGTTTTGGACTAGAGTCATGTCCATGTCTCTTTCAATGAAAATTCCAGTAATTCTAATGGCGTGGTGTCCTTCAAAGCAAGGCTGTTGACAGGCTCTTACTCCCACAGCAGAGATTTTGTGTAGTGTTCAACTGAACAGAGGGCTTAAATTCATTTAGTTTCCAAGaatatttctctccttttgAGAAATTTCCCTGGGATGGTTACATGTCACTTCAAATGAAGTGGGCTCAATCTCTGAACCACTTTGTAAGGTCCTTGcatgaaaacactgaagaaatacAACTCAAGGATATATGCTGGATACACTGTGTTTCTGCTCTTCTACAGGGTGGTAAGATTCCTATTCGATGGACAGCCCCAGAGGCCATTGCTCATCGCATTTTCACCTCAGCCAGTGATGTCTGGAGCTTTGGAATTGTCATGTGGGAGGTGCTGTCGTTTGGTGACAAGCCATATGGGCACATGACCAATCAAGAGGTAACAGACATTGAGTTCAAGagctgatttaaaaaataaatgaggcaCGTGGGAAAAATTTTTGTATATCTACCTCAGCCTGCAGGCTTGACTTCCTTTTAAACACATAACTACTGTGTTTCCTTCCCTGCTTAAAATCAGTGCAACCAAGTCAAGGGCAATAAGTATTGAGGTGTCAACAGCAAGAAGCCAAATTAAAGTGTGTTTAAATCAGCCATGGGATTTGGATCTGGGGATACTTTCTATTTGTTatgttttctccttcctctaGTTCTGGTGCATTATGTCTGGTTTTATTCTAGGCTCAGCACATGCTGTTAAAATTATTCCGCAAAGTCtgtttccccttctcttttcctcactTCTCAGGAACATGTCCCGAGTGGCAAATGGGAGCTAAACTAGTAAAGGACTATATGCATATGCCACTTAAGCTTTTGTCATCGCTTAGCTGTTTTgatcctgtgctgtgctgcccaaACCCTGTGTCATTCATGTGTAATCTGCACCaacccttccctggctgcacatTGTGAAGTGGAGAATGGCTGCTCCCAGAGGTCTCTGGCTCCTCTTCTGCCCTCTCTGCTCTTGGCCAGATTTCTCTGTGTCCTCTGTGCAGGTGATGAAAAGCTTAGAGGACGGGTACCGGCTCCCCCCGCCTGTGGATTGCCCATCTATCCTCTATGAACTCATGAAGAGTTGCTGGTCACACGATCGGATGAGGCGGCCTCATTTTCAGGAGATCCGGGCACAGCTGCAACATTTCATCTCAAGTCCCCAGCTCCTCCGGCCTGTTGCAGACTTTGATCCCAGGTAAGTGGGCAGTCAccaaaggaagaggaggagttAACTGGGATACTcgcctccctgtccccagcaggaggagaggcagtgAGAGCAATGCAGACTGGAAAGATGCACCTTGAGTTCTCTATATGCAGAAGATAGTGGTCATCTCTGTCTCCTGGTGACAGAGGGCAGAGCCGTTGGCCTGCTCTGACCTCACTGTGCAGAGAGCAGATTAGTtggctcagccctggcagagggtgCTTGCTTCCCCTTTGGTTACTGTCTCCCAGTGCTGTCCATTTCAGGTGGTTGCCTGGCTAACAAAGGgtttctgtgtctccagggtAACACTCCgtctccccagctgcagtggATCTGATGGGATCCCCTACCGATCCATCCCCGAGTGGCTGGAATCCATTCGCATGAAGCGCTACATCTCCAACTTCCGCACTGCCGGCCTGGACACCATGGAGTCCATCCTGGAGCTCACTGCTGAGTAAGTGCAGGCCAGGCTCCCACAGGGCACCTCAGGCTGTGCTACAAGTAGCTGTGCTCATCCCTGTACAATCTCAACAGGCACTCTTATTTACTTGGAAGGCTTCTGTCCTTCCATCTCCATGCAGTTAAATGGAAGTGGACTGGCTTCTTGACCTAAAAGGGAAGAATCAGCCCAAATTGGGAGCAGCCCAAACTGTGAGACTAATTCCCCAACTATCATGTCCATGCTTGAGGTTCTTTCAGGGGTCTTCAGCTGCTCTGAACTCACATCAGACACAAACaacaaggggaaagaaaagatggCAAACAGATCTCTAACCTGACCGTCTCCCCACTCTTGTAGGACTTTGTAGGATAATTTCCTTGACACAAAGTCCATATAGATTATTGATATCCCCCCCCACTCCATCAGCCAGGCACTGTTGTGTCATAGAGAAAATCTTTCTGGGCTCCTCAGAAGGACTCAGAACACAGCTGTGTTATTTTGTCAGGGATGTTCAGCCAACTCCAACCAGGGCAGTTACATGAAACAAATGAGCAGGCACAGACCTGCTGAAGGGTTGAGACATGGCCCCTATCACAAAGCTGATTTAATCACAAGTCCTGATTTACTGGGAGCACAGGCCTAGCCATGAGGTAGAAGAGGTCAGTTGAATGGGTGGGCAGAGGTAgccacagggagggcaggaatATCTAGAGTTTCTTCCTCTAGAGAAAAGGTAAGTGCACTAGGAGGCACTGAGGAAAAGGAAGCTTTCTGAACTAATGCTTGGTAACTATTTCTGCCCTTACCCACACCCTTGTCCCTAAGGAACAAGAATAGCAattcatttgtttctttcctttcccatttccttcaGGGACTTGAAACAGATGGGAGTGTCACTTCCAGGCCACCAGAAGAGGATCTTGTGCAGCATCCAAGGCTTTAAGGAATGATCGATCAGTCGTTGCATTCTTAAGCTTGAAAAATGCCCATCCTTACCAGATATCACTTGGAATCATTCCTATGGCAATTGCTTCCAAATGAGTGACTggacaaacaaaacaaaacaaccagaACTGAAAAAGCTCATGAGGCAACACCACCTGCTCTCATTTCTGTTCCCCCTTGCTTTAGCTCTACAGCAGCCATCAGTACGTTTCAGAGCACTGGTCTTAGAAAATGttctctgttttctgcagtCCACTTTGTGCAGCACTAAGCAGACCTTGCAGTCCTCATACTGGACTTTCAGACCCTCAGTATATCACATGGAATACAAAGTGGGTGGAGGGTGGTGGATAATGTTTTAAGATTGGAGATGAGGGTTCAAGATGGACTGGGACATTCAGGGAGCAGGCACAAGAACATAGACAGGTAGAGACAGGGCTCATTCACTCATTCACTCCTCCTCACTTCAGCACCCTTCTGTCTTTCTTATTTTGCATCAGGAACAAACTATTCAGTCCTTCACAAGGCTTCTGGTAcagcatatattttttaattcagctaTTCTTGCTGTGAACACCACCCTGTGGTGTACTTCTTTCTTTGGAGGAGAAACTGGGAGTAGAAGCACACCCTGCTGTAACTTGTGTGATCACATCACCTCAGCATGTTGCTGTTTTGCACATGCACACTTCAGTGGGGAGATTTACATCTCTCCAAACTGCTTAACTCTTTTGCCATGGACAGAAACCCTATACGTATCCATTTTTCTCTGCCCCTTTTTAAAAAGAGCCAATAGTCTTGTTTGGCTGGATTAGGGTATTtgtaacagaaaaatgtgtAGGTGGTCTGTCTTACTCCTTCTCTGTGGAGGAAATGTTATTATTTATCAGATCTCACGACAGTTATAGTctgtaaataatattttgtaaataaacctgtggcagagcaggctgtgtTGGAATTCTTTGGCTTATTTCAAATGTGATTGAGACCTTTAGCATACATATCATAAGTCCCAGCAGGGTCCTTACATCCATCTTTAGTTGTTTCAGCCAATGGTCTTTGTCCATTTAACTGCAGATGTATCATGGAAGTGCAATTGCATTAGGATTAAAGGATACCTTTGCAGCTGatcacttcagattttttttcaacccATTTACAGGCATATCTATCTAACATCCAAGTCCATTGTTTTACAGATCCTGCGATTATTCCTAAATCATAAGTATTAGCAACTACTGCTGTGTTTGATGAAAGACATGTGAGTAGCACTTCTTTCTCCTGCAGACTAGACTGtccaggagaaagaaaaattctcacTGATGTTCCTAAGACTTTTTCCCAATTGGGAAGAGTAGCTACCtcaagatttatttttgaagtCTGGGTTGGTGAAGGTGAGTGCTACACATTCAGCAGTGTGACTTGATAGAGATAACAGTGTTTCCATAACTGTATCATGCTCTAAATTCTTAAGGCTATAAATTAACATTGCTGCTTTCTGGGAAGGATGACAGGAGGGCTGAGAAGCAGAGATCCAAAGAACTGCAACCTGATGCAAGAAAGCTGGTTTCTATTCAACACAGACCATCGCTACTCAAGCCACTGCAACTATAGcaagaagaaaagctgaaaagcaaaGCTCTGAGTTTTTAGTGTATCAGTCTTAGCAATACATATCTTTAACATGAAGTACAGGTAACCAGTAAAGTTGCTACCTGGCAGATACCCAAGCTAGCAGATAAGCCCTGATGAGGCTGACACAAGATTAAGAGCTTGTGTCATGCACATGTAAACTCTGGCTTGTCATTGCAGGTGATAGGGAAGTGGGAGTGGTTGATCCATCAGATACTTGTGCTGCCACACAGAGGGACCTTAACCGGGGGGAGCAATGAGAAGAGAGGAGATTCAGGAAGTTGAACCAAGGGAAAGGCAGAGCCTCATGACTGGGGAGGAATAGTCTCATGCGCCAGTACAAGCTGGGGACTGGAAGGCAGCTTTGCAGGAAAGGACTTGCAAGTCATTGTGAACAGAAAGTTGCACCAGAAAGTCCTTTAGCAAAAGAAGGCAACAGTACCTGGGCTCCATTTCAGCAAATGCCTGACCTGTAACTGGAAGGAGGCAATTATTCCTCTTTATTTAAGCATTGGTCAAACACCTGAAGTGTTGTGTCAAATTTTGGGGTCTCCAGTACAAAGAAGGATATAAACTTAATGGAGCAAGTCCAGTGAAAGGCCACTGTGGTTTTGAAGGGATTAGAGCATCTGACATATAGGGAGAGGCTCAGAGAGCTGGAGGCTGTTCAGCCTCGAGAGGAGAATGTTAGGTGGCTTATATCATTGTGTATGAGTATCTGATGGGAGTAAAAAAGGAGCCAGACATTCCCCAGTGGTATCCACTGAAAGAAGTAGCAGTGAGAACATACCAAAATGCAGTACATTCTGTTTGAAGGTGAAAAAAACTTACTGAGAGTTCTTAACACTGGAACAGATTATCCAGGTCTGTAAGTAAAGTATTAAAAAGCAACCTGCTGTGGTtgaccctgctctgagcagggaagTCCCCTCCAACTTCAAGTGTTAGGAGTTGCTGAATCAGCTGGCCTGGTAGAGAAAAGGCTGTTCCGTTCCATATCCTCAGGGTACAGCCAGTAGCAAGCCTGAGCATGTATTCCCAATAGGCACTCATGCACAGAAAATCCCCAAGTCTATAATGTGTGCATGTCTACAAATGCTGACACTGTACATGACTGGCCGGaggcagagagcacagcagacaTGCAAGCACAGCACCAACAGCCTAATCCtcttcccagctctggctgaTCAGGATGAACCTGTTAGAGGGAA harbors:
- the EPHA1 gene encoding ephrin type-A receptor 1 isoform X1; this encodes MELSLGLLLLWALLPPEAHGKEVDLLDTSTAQGELGWLPDPPEVGWSEVQQMINGTPIYMYQDCSVLSEGDTDHWLRTNWIYRGEAASRVYVELKFTVRDCKSFKGEVVTCKETFNLYYMESEQDVGIQFRRPLFTKLNTVAADRSFTSRDIESGAMQLNTEVCPIGKLSRRGFYLAFQNSGACVAMVSVRVYYKTCPEAVRGLARFPETLAGSEGLTEVPGVCVEYAAEEVGSPPRMHCSTDGEWLVPVGRCLCAVGFEEVDGSCVACQRGFYRHSLDAKRCLKCPPNSLSNESGATSCSCNAGFYRAPSEGQNIACTRPPSAPRNVSFSLLGTQLSLWWQPPIDHGGRKDLTYTVFCQRCHFLSCEPCEAGVVFSPSASGLTKPAVDVDGLEAYTNYTFTVEAHNGVSGMGPAPQRTAPAVWVSVGHAAPVTVSQFILTQRDDSSLSVSWLAPRQRSRTSVEYEVMFFEKGEEARYTVKHLLEPNVTLRDLQPDTAYLLRVRSITPLGPGPYSPEQEFRTLPPDTGALSGGVIVSIIFGILLFIGLIVGFVMFRQKRARRRHARPDYNTSGFEREKVWLKPYVDLQPYDDPSRGVLEFTKELDVSCVTMENVIGEGEFGEVYRGSLRLPGKERIVVAIKTLKSTYSDSQWWNFLREATIMGQFNHPNIVRLEGVVTKRRPMMIITEYMENGALDTFLRENEEKFSPVQLVSMLQGIASGMTYLSEQNYVHRDLAARNILVTRSLQCKVSDFGLSRILENDAEGTYETKGGKIPIRWTAPEAIAHRIFTSASDVWSFGIVMWEVLSFGDKPYGHMTNQEVMKSLEDGYRLPPPVDCPSILYELMKSCWSHDRMRRPHFQEIRAQLQHFISSPQLLRPVADFDPRVTLRLPSCSGSDGIPYRSIPEWLESIRMKRYISNFRTAGLDTMESILELTAEDLKQMGVSLPGHQKRILCSIQGFKE
- the EPHA1 gene encoding ephrin type-A receptor 1 isoform X2, whose product is MCFLLPVEQWSEVQQMINGTPIYMYQDCSVLSEGDTDHWLRTNWIYRGEAASRVYVELKFTVRDCKSFKGEVVTCKETFNLYYMESEQDVGIQFRRPLFTKLNTVAADRSFTSRDIESGAMQLNTEVCPIGKLSRRGFYLAFQNSGACVAMVSVRVYYKTCPEAVRGLARFPETLAGSEGLTEVPGVCVEYAAEEVGSPPRMHCSTDGEWLVPVGRCLCAVGFEEVDGSCVACQRGFYRHSLDAKRCLKCPPNSLSNESGATSCSCNAGFYRAPSEGQNIACTRPPSAPRNVSFSLLGTQLSLWWQPPIDHGGRKDLTYTVFCQRCHFLSCEPCEAGVVFSPSASGLTKPAVDVDGLEAYTNYTFTVEAHNGVSGMGPAPQRTAPAVWVSVGHAAPVTVSQFILTQRDDSSLSVSWLAPRQRSRTSVEYEVMFFEKGEEARYTVKHLLEPNVTLRDLQPDTAYLLRVRSITPLGPGPYSPEQEFRTLPPDTGALSGGVIVSIIFGILLFIGLIVGFVMFRQKRARRRHARPDYNTSGFEREKVWLKPYVDLQPYDDPSRGVLEFTKELDVSCVTMENVIGEGEFGEVYRGSLRLPGKERIVVAIKTLKSTYSDSQWWNFLREATIMGQFNHPNIVRLEGVVTKRRPMMIITEYMENGALDTFLRENEEKFSPVQLVSMLQGIASGMTYLSEQNYVHRDLAARNILVTRSLQCKVSDFGLSRILENDAEGTYETKGGKIPIRWTAPEAIAHRIFTSASDVWSFGIVMWEVLSFGDKPYGHMTNQEVMKSLEDGYRLPPPVDCPSILYELMKSCWSHDRMRRPHFQEIRAQLQHFISSPQLLRPVADFDPRVTLRLPSCSGSDGIPYRSIPEWLESIRMKRYISNFRTAGLDTMESILELTAEDLKQMGVSLPGHQKRILCSIQGFKE